The sequence below is a genomic window from bacterium.
AGAACTCGACTTGAATCGCTTCCCGGTGAAGCTGCAACAACAGCTCGAGGAACTCGCCACGGGCAGCTTCGTGGATCAGGCCACGAACGTTCTTGCGTTCGGCCTACCCGGCACGGGTAAGACCCACGCCATGGCGGCACTGGCTGACCGGCTCATCGAGGTGGGGCACTCGGTTCACTTCGTCCCGACCTACCAGCTCGTTCAGGACTTGCTCGCAGCCAAGCGTGACCTCGAGCTCCCAAGGGCCCTGCGCAAGCTCGATCGCTTCGACGTCCTGATCCTCGACGACCTCGGCTACCTGAAGCAAAGGGCCGACGAAGCGGAGGTGCTCTTCACCCTCATCGCTGAGCGCTACGAACGCCGCTCCATCATCATCACGAGCAACATGGTGTTCAGTCAATGGGAAGAGATCTTCCAAAACCCGATGGCCACCGCTGCCGCGATCGATCGGATCGTCCACCACTCGGTGATCACCGAGTTCGACGTACCGAGCTACCGCACCGCAGTGGCTCAGGAAGAAGCGAAGAAGCCCGCATCAAAGAAACAGAGGGCAACCAAGAAGAACAACCGGAGGTGATGGCCACCTCCGGTGACCGTTCCCTCAGGTCAGACGATGGGGGAACCCAATACACCGGCAGAAATAGTTGTCGTACTCCGGCAATAGTGGTTGACGTCGATCACTCGAGTGGTGCGATGTGGCGGAACCGGAGATTCGTGTTCTTCAGGCAGCAAAGAACGACGGCAGTTAC
It includes:
- a CDS encoding ATP-binding protein, translated to MSGHERIEALCREFRLPTVGAEVVARFQTAEHGPALETLLAVMELEASDRRQRRVERMRRAAKLPAGKVWEELDLNRFPVKLQQQLEELATGSFVDQATNVLAFGLPGTGKTHAMAALADRLIEVGHSVHFVPTYQLVQDLLAAKRDLELPRALRKLDRFDVLILDDLGYLKQRADEAEVLFTLIAERYERRSIIITSNMVFSQWEEIFQNPMATAAAIDRIVHHSVITEFDVPSYRTAVAQEEAKKPASKKQRATKKNNRR